The Verrucomicrobiota bacterium JB022 DNA window ACGCCCGCCTCGTCGATCACCGGGTTCGTATTCAGCTTGATCATCCGCAACTCGAAATCCGGATTCTGGTAAAACGCGTGCCGGATCCCCTGCCACACACCCCAGCCGGCCGCCCCCATCAGCCCGAGAATCACCGCCAACCGCGCAAACTTGCCGAGAAACCCGAGAAACCCGAACCACGCGATCCGCGGGCTCATCACACGCACCTGCAGCACGCTCTGTTTCGAACGCTTGCGCACTTTGCTCGTTTTTCTCCTTTTTCTGATCATGGCGGGGGCGGGTTACATGGTGGCGGCGGATTTCATGGTGGCGGCGGATTTCCTGGTGGCGGCGGATTTCCTGGTGGCGGTGGATTACGTTCTCAGCTCCAGCGAAAGCCGCGCAATCATCTGGCAAAGCTCCGGAAATCCAATCCCGCTGGCCGTCGCGGACTTCGGCAGCAGACTCGTTTCAGTCATTCCCGGAATCGTATTCACCTCCAGCACAAATGGCCGCTTCTGCGCGTCGAGCAACACGTCAACCCGCGAATACACCTCCACATTCAGCGCCCGGTGCGCGGCCAGCGCCGCCTCCTGCACGACCTTCGTCGTCTCCTCATCCAGCTCCGCCGGACAGATATACGTGCTCCCCTTTGCGCCGGACAACCACGGATACTTGCTCGCCATGTCATACACCCCCTCCGGCGGAATGATGTGCACGATCGGCAGCGCCACATCGTCCAGCACCCCCACCGTCAGCTCCAGCCCTTCCACAAACTCCTCAACCAGAATGTCGTTCCCATACTTCGCCGCATCCTCCATCGCCGCCTGCGCCTGCGCCGCATCCTTCACCACATGCACCCCCACGCTCGATCCCTCGCGCGGCGGCTTCACCACGAATGGCACCGCCAGCGACGGCAACCTCACCCCACCCGACACATCCACAATCTCCGCCCCAGGCGTCGGCACACCCGCCGCCTTGAACGCTTCCTTCGCCAGGTTCTTGTCGAACGCCGTGCGGCTGCTCACCACCCCGGCACCCGTGTAGGGCACACCCAGCGCTTCCAGCTTTTCCTGCAGCTGGCCGTCCTCGCCGAAGGTCCCGTGAATCACGTTGAATGCCAGCCCCACCCCGTCCGGGAGCACCACATCCGTCGTCGTCACGTCCACTCCCACCGCATCCAGACCCAGCCCCTGCAGGGCACCGAGCACCGCCCCGCCGGACGCCAGCGAAACCTTGCGCTCCGATCCCGGGCCACCCATCAACACAGCTATTCTGGGGAAATCACTCATCTTGTTTAGAAGGTATACTCGTCTTCACCGAGGATCTTCACCTCGGTCTCCAGCTCCACCCCGCGTTCTTCCTTCGCCTTCCTCTGGACGGCGTCGATCAACTCGAGGAGTTCTTCGGCGGTCGCGCCGCCCTGATTGACCACGAAATTCGCATGCGTCTCGGAAACCATCGCCGCGCCAATGGTTTCACCCTTCAGCCCCAGCGAGTCGATCAGCCGTCCCGCCGCGATGTATTCCGGGTTCTTGAACGTGCAGCCCGCCGACGCCATCGTCGGCTGCGACCCCTTGCGCTTCTCGCGCGCGGCCTCCCACCGTGCCTTGATGTTCTCCGGCTTGTCCGGCTTGCCCTTGAACACCGCCTGCAACGCGAAATTCCGCCGCAGCTCCGGCGCGTTCCGGTAGTGCGCCACGATCTCGTCGCGCTCGCGCGTCCGGATCACCCCGTCCTCGTCAAGAAACGTCACCCGCACCACCTGGCTGAAGGTGTCCGCACCCATCGCCCCGGCATTCATCCGCAGCGCTCCACCCACATTGCCGGGAATCCCCTCCATCCACTCGAAACCACCCAGCCCGCTCGCTCCCGCGAAACTCGCCAGCTTCTTCAAGCGCACCCCGGCACCCGCCGTGATCTCACCCCGCGCCCCCAGCGACACATCGGAAAACGGCCCGCCCGTCGGGTGGATCACCGCACCGCGGATCCCGCCGCCGCGCACCAGCAAATTCGACCCGCGGCCCACCACCCGCACCGGAATCCCCCGGTCACGGCAGTAGTTCACCAAAAACGCCATCCCGTAAAAACTGTGCGGCTCCATCCAGAACTGCGCCGGACCGCCCACCAGCATCGTCGTGTGCCGCGCCATCGGCTCATACAGCTTGCCGTCGATCTCACCCTCCGGCATCAACCCGCGCATCTCCTCGAGCACCGCCAGATCGCGCGCCACCTTCGCCCCCGCCTCGTGCACGTTCCCCGCCCCCAGCGTGATCAGCAGATCCCCCGGCTTCAGCACGCTGCCCACCATGTGGTGCGCCGTCCGCAGGTCCGGCAGAAACACCGCCGGCACATCACCGTGCTCCGCCATCGCATCCACCAGCGTCTGCCCGGAAACCCCCTCGATCGGCTGCTCGGACGCCGGATACACGTCGCTGATGAACACCCGGTCCGCCGCCTGCAGCACCTTGCCAAACTCGTCCGCAAGCAACTGCGTCCGCGTGTAACGGTGCGGCTGGA harbors:
- the murC gene encoding UDP-N-acetylmuramate--L-alanine ligase; amino-acid sequence: MNDLSKRLTQTDDPLQIHLIGVAGSGMSGLALLLLGMGHKVSGSDRVTSKETTRMQGLGLVFSSPHTPEAVKGADLVVFSSAIKPDNPAYAAAVEEKIPLFRRAECLAAILHTRKGIVISGTHGKTTTSAMTAHVLREAGLKPSHYVGAEIPILGANAKWSETGEFMVAEGDESDGTLALYHPEHSVILNIEAEHLDFYRDLEHIREVFTKLADQTRGKLVYCAEDPVAHELCGEREGTVSYGWEEADYTAEDVRDLRGSSAFTVKKYGEVLGDIELGIPGHHNILNALGAVAVADSVGAEFPDVARALATFAGAKRRFETKYLSENYRIIDDYGHHPTEIAATLQTARTLKPKRIIVLFQPHRYTRTQLLADEFGKVLQAADRVFISDVYPASEQPIEGVSGQTLVDAMAEHGDVPAVFLPDLRTAHHMVGSVLKPGDLLITLGAGNVHEAGAKVARDLAVLEEMRGLMPEGEIDGKLYEPMARHTTMLVGGPAQFWMEPHSFYGMAFLVNYCRDRGIPVRVVGRGSNLLVRGGGIRGAVIHPTGGPFSDVSLGARGEITAGAGVRLKKLASFAGASGLGGFEWMEGIPGNVGGALRMNAGAMGADTFSQVVRVTFLDEDGVIRTRERDEIVAHYRNAPELRRNFALQAVFKGKPDKPENIKARWEAAREKRKGSQPTMASAGCTFKNPEYIAAGRLIDSLGLKGETIGAAMVSETHANFVVNQGGATAEELLELIDAVQRKAKEERGVELETEVKILGEDEYTF
- a CDS encoding D-alanine--D-alanine ligase is translated as MSDFPRIAVLMGGPGSERKVSLASGGAVLGALQGLGLDAVGVDVTTTDVVLPDGVGLAFNVIHGTFGEDGQLQEKLEALGVPYTGAGVVSSRTAFDKNLAKEAFKAAGVPTPGAEIVDVSGGVRLPSLAVPFVVKPPREGSSVGVHVVKDAAQAQAAMEDAAKYGNDILVEEFVEGLELTVGVLDDVALPIVHIIPPEGVYDMASKYPWLSGAKGSTYICPAELDEETTKVVQEAALAAHRALNVEVYSRVDVLLDAQKRPFVLEVNTIPGMTETSLLPKSATASGIGFPELCQMIARLSLELRT